A single region of the Stegostoma tigrinum isolate sSteTig4 chromosome 8, sSteTig4.hap1, whole genome shotgun sequence genome encodes:
- the dynlt5 gene encoding dynein light chain Tctex-type 5 — protein sequence MSDIAKDKAARLLRKTGSFSSLSSYDVKVKESRRKQKDSMSTVSYMDDPGHHDDIPRPTQQMENTYQLHPTKYFPGAIVNSILKDVLPSYLQEEKYEPELCRQMTKTISEVIKARVKDLMIPRYKIIVLIHIGQLNEQSVRVGSRCLWNSDTDTFSSFSFCNQSLFAVANVFAVYFE from the exons ATGTCTGACATTGCAAAAGACAAAGCTGCTCGCTTACTAAGGAAGACTGGTAGCTTTTCTTCACTCAGCAGCTATGATGTCAAAGTAAAGGAAAGCAGGCGAAAACAAAAGGA ctCCATGAGCACTGTGTCTTATATGGATGATCCAGGTCACCATGATGATATTCCACGGCCCACACAACAAATGGAAAATACGTATCAGTTAC ATCCTACCAAATATTTCCCAGGGGCTATTGTGAACAGTATTCTCAAAGATGTCCTGCCCAGCTACCTGCAGGAAGAGAAATATGAGCCGGAACTCTGCAGGCAAATGACAAAGACCATTTCAGAA GTGATAAAAGCCCGTGTAAAGGATCTCATGATTCCACGATACAAGATAATTGTTTTAATCCATATTGGACAGCTGAATGAACAGAGTGTTCGCGTCGGCAGCCGCTGTCTTTGGAATTCCGATACGGACACGTTTTCGTCTTTCTCTTTCTGCAACCAGTCTCTCTTTGCTGTTGCCAATGTTTTTGCAGTGTACTTTGAGTGA